The following are from one region of the Girardinichthys multiradiatus isolate DD_20200921_A chromosome 9, DD_fGirMul_XY1, whole genome shotgun sequence genome:
- the LOC124873746 gene encoding gastrula zinc finger protein XlCGF57.1-like isoform X1 encodes MEEEKEPDAPNIKQEQEELLFKHLKNEQHAEDLQIKEEQDEYCTSQDEVQLILKEEMDTLVRKPACDIRDNKEPEQCRDRAQHSLVAENQEQEGKRKKKSRLSKNSHPRSKRRCQISRLQNDGADISKSKRRKRSPIPTEKRVFSCKVCGKSFIQSSHLNNHMRSHASKKQYPCDVCGKFLNDKGSLTVHMRTHTGEKPFTCPTCGKSFGARSSFIAHVRTHTGEKPFPCSSCEKSFIVKSHLITHMRIHTGEKPFQCLTCGKRFGAKSNLNTHMRTHTGEKPFTCVSCGKSFSVRSHLITHLRTHTGEKPYSCPYCGRSFSLRSHLNVHMSTHTGEKPFPCVACGKRFRVRSSLTIHMRTHTDEKLHICEVCCKGFTQSSRLASHMRIHTGERPFPCLTCGKCFSAKTYLNTHMRTHTDEKSYLCVICGNSFSRKSNLNRHMRTHTGEKPYDCEMCGKSFGCSGSLTVHMRSHTGEKPFPCKTCGKSFSVRGYLIIHMRTHTGEKPFPCVTCRKSFLLRSHLTRHMRVHTGEKPFSCATCGKGFSVRCHMMAHMRTHKDEKSLSDERPVGNISK; translated from the coding sequence ATGGAAGAAGAAAAGGAACCAGATGCTCCAAATATCAAACAGGAACAGGAGGAACTactctttaaacatttaaaaaatgaacaacATGCTGAAGATCTCCAGATTAAAGAGGAACAGGATGAATACTGCACCAGTCAGGATGAAGTACAGCTCATCCTCAAGGAGGAGATGGATACATTGGTGAGGAAACCTGCTTGTGATATAAGGGACAACAAGGAACCGGAACAATGCAGGGACCGGGCCCAACACTCTCTTGTAGCTGAAAACCAGGAGCAGgaaggaaagagaaagaaaaaatccAGACTGAGTAAAAATTCACACCCAAGGTCAAAGAGGAGATGTCAGATATCCAGACTTCAAAATGATGGTGCAgatatttcaaaaagtaaacGGCGCAAAAGATCTCCGATTCCCACAGAAAAACGTGTGTTTTCCTGTAAAGTTTGTGGCAAGAGTTTCATCCAAAGTAGCCATTTAAATAATCACATGAGATCTCATGCCAGTAAGAAACAATATCCGTGTGACGTCTGCGGTaagtttttaaatgacaaagGTAGTTTAACTGTccacatgagaactcacacaggtgagaagcctttcaCATGTCCCACCTGTGGGAAAAGTTTTGGTGCAAGAAGCAGCTTTATTGCTCATGTAAGGACTCACACCGGTGAGAAGCCTTTTCCTTGTTCAAGCTGTGAGAAAAGTTTCATCGTAAAAAGTCATCTAATTActcacatgagaattcacacaggggAGAAACCTTTCCAATGTCTCACCTGTGGAAAACGTTTTGGAgcaaaaagtaatttaaatacTCACATGCGGACCCACACAGGTGAGAAACCTTTCACATGTGTGAgctgtggaaaaagtttcagtGTAAGGAGTCATCTGATCACTCACctgagaactcacacaggtgagaagccatACTCTTGTCCTTACTGTGGCAGAAGTTTCAGTCTGCGAAGTCATTTAAATGTTCATATGAGCAcgcacacaggtgagaagccttttCCATGTGTGGCGTGTGGCAAACGTTTTCGAGTACGAAGTAGTTTGACTATTCACATGAGAACACACACTGATGAGAAGCTGCACATTTGTGAAGTGTGTTGTAAAGGGTTCACTCAGAGTAGCAGGTTGGCTTctcacatgagaattcacacaggagagagGCCTTTCCCATGTTTGACATGTGGGAAATGTTTTAGTGCAAAAACATATCTGAATACACACATGAGGACTCACACAGATGAGAAGTCTTACCTGTGTGTGATCTGTGGAAATAGCTTCAGTCGAAAAAGCAACTtgaacagacacatgagaacgCATACAGGTGAGAAACCCTATGATTGTGAAATGTGTGGAAAATCCTTCGGTTGTAGTGGGAGCTTAACTGTTCACATGAGatctcacacaggtgagaagccttttCCATGTAAAACCTGTGGGAAAAGTTTCAGTGTAAGAGGTTATCTGATTATTCACATGCgaactcacacaggtgagaagcctttccCATGTGTCACCTGTCGGAAAAGCTTCCTTTTAAGGAGTCATTTGACTCGCCACATGAGAGTTCACACTGGTGAGAAGCCCTTCTCTTGTGCAACGTGTGGGAAAGGTTTCAGTGTAAGATGTCATATGATGGctcacatgagaactcacaaAGATGAGAAAAGTCTTTCTGATGAGAGGCCTGTGGGAAACATTTCAAAGTAG
- the LOC124873779 gene encoding zinc finger protein 287-like, whose amino-acid sequence MPNATEIKEEQEEPESQQMSEPKEEPEPQPIRKEHIKQWIFQDEELVLVKQEINTSTVTPGYEGMFHNVPELHQIIEIKGEPEPAQNKEEQEDTETVKIKNEPEPVKIKEEQDALCCNQDEDQLAVKQETYSFMVTPTNEQEDNSESEPKKTQLLTEDENKHQQGSKQNHSESSSDKDLQPDKRHQDNKNHKDKVDKLIPKRHKTDSAFCEICGKGFSTRNYLPDHMRTHTGEKPYSCKLCAKSFRQSQHLTSHLRTHSAEKPYSCDMCGKSFGRRAILACHYRTHTGEKPYSCDMCEKSFGDSSTLACHKITHQDKWPYSCKLCDKSFVRSTDLTRHLRIHTGEKPYSCELCDSFFRYSCNLARHRKTHMHEKP is encoded by the coding sequence ATGCCAAACGCTACTGAAATAAAAGAGGAACAGGAAGAACCAGAATCACAGCAGATGAGTGAACCAAAAGAGGAACCAGAACCTCAACCCATTAGGAAAGAACATATCAAACAGTGGATCTTTCAGGATGAagagctggttttagtgaagcAGGAAATAAACACCTCTACAGTGACTCCTGGTTATGAGGGAATGTTCCACAATGTACCAGAGCTGCATCAGATCATAGAGATAAAGGGGGAACCAGAACCAGCTCAAAATAAAGAGGAACAAGAAGATACAGAAACTGTTAAGATTAAAAATGAGCCAGAACCTGTAAAGATTAAAGAGGAACAGGACGCCCTTTGTTGTAATCAGGATGAAGACCAGCTTGCAGTGAAGCAGGAGACTTACAGTTTTATGGTGACTCCTACTAATGAACAAGAAGACAACAGTGAATCAGAACCAAAGAAGACCCAGCTCCTCACTGAAGATGAGAACAAACATCAGCAAGGAAGCAAACAGAACCACTCAGAATCAAGTAGTGATAAAGACCTTCAGCCAGACAAGAGACATCAGGACAACAAAAATCATAAGGACAAAGTGGACAAGTTAATaccaaaaagacataaaacagaTTCAGCTTTTTGTGAAATATGTGGTAAAGGTTTCAGTACACGGAACTACTTGCCTGatcacatgagaactcacacgGGTGAGAAGCCTTATTCCTGCAAATTGTGTGCTAAATCTTTTAGACAAAGCCAACATTTGACTTCTCACCTTAGAACTCACTCAGCTGAAAAGCCTTATTCTTGTGACATGTGTGGCAAATCTTTTGGAAGGAGGGCTATTCTGGCTTGTCACTAtagaactcacacaggtgagaagccttatTCTTGTGACATGTGTGAGAAATCTTTTGGAGACAGCAGTACTTTGGCATGTCACAAAATAACTCACCAAGATAAGTGGCCATATTCTTGTAAATTGTGCGATAAATCTTTCGTACGAAGTACTGATTTGACTCGTCACCTCAGaattcacacaggtgagaagccttatTCTTGTGAGCTGTGTGACAGCTTTTTTAGATACAGCTGTAATTTGGCTCGTCACAGAAAAACTCACATGCATGAGAAACCGTAA